In a single window of the Elaeis guineensis isolate ETL-2024a chromosome 8, EG11, whole genome shotgun sequence genome:
- the LOC105036261 gene encoding nascent polypeptide-associated complex subunit beta, translated as MDRDKLMKMAGAVRTGGKGSMRRKKKAVHKTTTTDDKRLQSTLKRIGVNVIPAIEEVNIFKDDLVIQFLNPKVQASIAANTWVVSGSPQTRKLQDLLPGIINQLGPDNLDNLRRLAEQFQKQAPPAAGVNTVDNDDDDVPELVAGETFEAAADETKANEAPAS; from the exons ATGGATAGGGATAAGCTCATGAAGATGGCTGGCGCTGTTCGCACTGGTGGAAAGGGCAGCATGCGCAG GAAGAAGAAGGCAGTTCACAAAACAACAACAACAGATGACAAAAGGCTTCAGAGTACTTTAAAGAGAATTGGGGTGAATGTGATCCCTGCTATAGAAGAAGTGAATATTTTCAAAGATGATCTTGTTATCCAATTTTTGAATCCCAAAG TGCAAGCTTCCATTGCAGCCAATACATGGGTTGTCAGCGGTTCTCCACAGACTAGAA AACTTCAGGATCTGCTTCCAGGGATCATCAATCAACTAG GTCCTGATAACTTAGACAATCTGAGGCGGCTTGCTGAACAGTTCCAGAAGCAGGCACCACCAGCTGCTGGTGTCAACACTGTGGACAATGACGATGATGATGTCCCTGAACTTGTGGCAGGAGAGACATTTGAAGCAGCTGCCGATGAAACTAAAGCCAATGAGGCCCCAGCTTCATAA